A stretch of Eleutherodactylus coqui strain aEleCoq1 chromosome 2, aEleCoq1.hap1, whole genome shotgun sequence DNA encodes these proteins:
- the LOC136611222 gene encoding uncharacterized protein encodes MQVMRNLFSRSPASSADIRQGERGSRPGNRMSACGATMSRSPRSRRVPQESGTARYAREYQQTSLPAPNVPLAMPEVNEADVTFQGAAPDGGGRGGMLPCFLVGSDRGELLALVKASVTSTTWNRYNKVWKEWLAAAGGIFPTEERARAVTLDVLSAMRKSGSSADAAKKRLSAIAFLLRLHGTRDVTKDFVFGQIIKGWKKDRVTKDGRRPITFELLNAILNVVESVCTDASEAELFRAAFSIAFFAALRIGELVSACKSKPGGLFFSDVVIDKDCIKIGVRRSKTDIYGMGEWIRVGKLGTKWCPVLLVKEFAKRHCGTGPFLCHASGFPLTKYQFTAVMRNSIRMLGLNPSEFGSHSFRIGAATSAFACGMGIEGVKKVGRWKSDAYRSYVRPNLRVL; translated from the exons ATGCAGGTCATGAGGAATTTGTTTTCACGGTCACCGGCTTcttctgcagatatcagacaaGGAGAGCGCGGGAGCAGACCGGGTAACAGGATGtcagcctgcggggctacaatgtCAAGGAGCCCGAGGAGCCGGCGTGTCCCCCAAGAAAGTGGCACGGCACGATACGCACGGGAGTACCAACAAACATCACTGCCCGCCCCTAACGTTCCCTTGGCTATGCCGGAGGTCAACGAGGCGG atgtcacatttcagggagctgcacccgacggcggaggtcgagggggtatgttgccctgctttcttgtgggaagTGATAGAGGAGAGCTGTTAGCTCTCGTTAAAGCGTCAGTAACAAGTACCACATGGAACCGATATAACAAAGTATGGAAAGAATGGTTAGCAGCGGCGGGTGGAATTTTTCCAACAGAAGAAAGAGCAAGGGCGGTGACATTAGATGTCCTGTCCGCGATGCGTAAAAGCGGGTCTTCAGCGGATGCGGCGAAAAAACGACTATCGGCCATAGCATTTTTGTTGCGCTTACACGGGACAAGAGACGTGACGAAGGACTTCGTTTTTGGGCAAATAATAAAAGGGTGGAAGAAGGACAGGGTGACCAAGGACGGCAGGCGCCCTATCACGTTCGAGTTATTAAATGCTATTCTCAACGTGGTGGAGTCGGTCTGCACGGATGCTTCCGAAGCAGAGCTTTTTCGCGCGGCTTTTTCCATCGCCTTTTTTGCCGCATTACGCATCGGGGAGTTAGTATCGGCGTGCAAGTCAAAGCCCGGGGGGCTGTTTTTCTCAGACGTGGTAATTGACAAAGACTGTATTAAGATAGGTGTCAGAAGATCAAAGACAGACATATACGGGATGGGAGAATGGATTAGAGTGGGAAAATTGGGGACAAAGTGGTGCCCGGTGTTACTGGTAAAGGAGTTCGCCAAGAGACACTGTGGGACTGGTCCGTTTTTGTGCCATGCGTCGGGTTTTCCCCTAACTAAATACCAATTTACGGCGGTCATGCGGAATAGCATTAGAATGCTAGGCCTTAACCCCTCGGAATTCGGATCACATTCGTTTAGGATCGGAGCTGCGACGTCCGCTTTTGCGTGTGGCATGGGTATCGAGGGGGTTAAGAAGGTGGGTCGTTGGAAATCAGATGCTTATCGGTCATATGTTCGGCCAAATCTGAGAGTTCTATAA